The following proteins are co-located in the Panthera uncia isolate 11264 chromosome F1, Puncia_PCG_1.0, whole genome shotgun sequence genome:
- the SLC30A10 gene encoding zinc transporter 10 isoform X1, giving the protein MGRYSGKTCRLLFMLVLTVAFFVAELVSGYLGNSIALLSDSFNMLSDLISLCVGLGAGYVARRPRGGLGATYGYARAEVLGALSNAVFLTALCFTISVEAVLRLARPERIDDPELVLIVGALGLAVNVLGLLIFQDCAAWLACWGPRRRRPPPPAEGRTPRAIGAPRGAPGPGQSQDEQPQHVGAHRRLLRRGTYTQHKVSSLNAGDSLNTQNEPEETMKKEKKSEALNIRGVLLHVMGDALGSVVVVVTAIIFYVRPLKGEDPCNWQCYIDPSLTVIMVAIILSSAFPLIKETAAILLQMVPKGVNMEELMSKLSAVPGISSVHEVHIWELISGKIIATLHIKYRKDRGYQDASMKIREIFHHAGIHNVTIQFEHVDLKETMGQKDLLLLCGSPCISKGCEKQLCCPPGALPLAHVNGCAEHNGCPPLDTYPSDGLRGQVTREVAIEVSLDSCLSDHGQALGNTQEDQHYVNSTHF; this is encoded by the exons ATGGGCCGCTACTCGGGCAAGACGTGCCGGCTGCTCTTCATGCTGGTGCTCACCGTCGCCTTCTTCGTGGCCGAGCTGGTCTCGGGCTACCTGGGCAACTCCATCGCGCTGCTGTCCGACTCCTTCAACATGCTGTCCGACCTGATCTCGCTGTGCGTGGGGCTGGGCGCCGGCTACGTGGCGCGGCGACCCCGCGGGGGCCTGGGGGCCACCTACGGCTACGCGCGCGCCGAGGTGCTGGGCGCGCTGAGCAACGCCGTCTTCCTCACGGCGCTCTGCTTCACCATTTCCGTGGAGGCCGTGCTGCGCCTGGCGCGGCCCGAGCGCATCGACGACCCCGAGCTGGTGCTCATCGTGGGCGCGCTGGGGCTGGCCGTCAACGTGCTGGGGCTGCTCATCTTCCAGGACTGCGCCGCCTGGCTCGCCTGCTGgggcccccgccgccgccgcccgccgccgccggccGAGGGCCGCACCCCGCGCGCGATCGGGGCCCCGCGGggcgcccccggccccggccaGTCCCAAGATGAGCAGCCCCAGCACGTTGGTGCTCACCGTCGCCTTCTTC gtaGGGG AACTTATACACAACACAAGGTTTCTTCTTTGAATGCAGGTGATTCGCTGAACACCCAGAATGAGCCAGAAGAGActatgaaaaaggagaaaaagtcgGAAGCCCTGAATATCAGAG GTGTCCTTTTGCATGTGATGGGCGATGCCCTGGGGTCAGTGGTTGTGGTGGTCACGGCCATCATATTCTACGTGCGTCCCCTGAAAGGCGAGGACCCATGTAACTGGCAGTGCTACATAGACCCCAGCCTGACTGTCATCATGGTCGCCATCATTTTGTCATCTGCCTTCCCACTCATCAAGGAGACTGCTGCCATTCTGCTGCAGATGGTCCCCAAAGGAGTCAACATGGAGGAGCTGA TGAGTAAACTCTCGGCCGTGCCCGGGATTAGCAGTGTACATGAAGTGCACATCTGGGAACTTATAAGCGGAAAGATCATCGCCACCCTGCACATCAAGTATCGGAAGGACAGGGGCTATCAGGACGCCAGTATGAAAATTCGAGAAATCTTCCACCATGCGGGAATCCACAATGTGACCATCCAGTTTGAGCATGTGGACTTGAAGGAGACCATGGGGCAGAAGGATCTGCTGTTGCTCTGTGGTTCACCCTGCATCTCCAAGGGCTGTGAGAAACAGCTGTGCTGCCCGCCCGGGGCCCTGCCTCTGGCCCATGTCAATGGCTGCGCAGAGCACAATGGCTGTCCCCCTCTGGACACGTACCCAAGTGATGGTCTCCGTGGACAAGTAACAAGAGAAGTGGCTATTGAAGTATCTTTGGACAGCTGTCTGAGTGACCACGGACAAGCTCTGGGCAACACTCAGGAGGACCAACATTATGTCAACAGCACACATTTTTAA